In the Candidatus Acidiferrales bacterium genome, one interval contains:
- a CDS encoding GspH/FimT family pseudopilin: MKSLTKNRTTPRAFRRAQRGFSLVEVTIGLTVLIALAAIATPTILQGWNSYRLTSAADSIAGMLDRARFEAIHGNTRLSCIAVQTANGWVIGIDENGNGVIDPNEPQVILPGPPALLAAGIAPGPATFGYATVAVPPANTVTFDARGTIFFGANPVVTAYSIYVGIPNQGTYGYRAVTVTQMGQTKVWFASAGSGWVNQ, translated from the coding sequence GTGAAGAGTTTGACCAAAAACAGAACTACCCCTCGGGCCTTCCGGAGAGCTCAGCGCGGGTTCAGCCTCGTCGAAGTCACTATCGGATTGACGGTTCTGATTGCCCTCGCCGCCATCGCTACTCCCACGATTCTTCAAGGTTGGAACTCTTATCGGCTCACCTCCGCGGCCGATAGCATCGCGGGAATGCTGGATCGCGCGCGATTTGAAGCCATTCACGGCAATACGCGTTTGTCTTGCATCGCCGTACAGACGGCTAACGGTTGGGTCATCGGCATCGATGAAAACGGAAATGGAGTCATCGATCCCAATGAACCGCAAGTAATTTTGCCGGGGCCTCCGGCATTGCTCGCCGCTGGAATTGCGCCGGGACCAGCGACTTTTGGTTATGCCACAGTAGCCGTGCCGCCTGCAAACACGGTCACATTCGACGCTCGGGGCACGATCTTTTTCGGAGCGAACCCCGTCGTGACAGCCTACTCGATTTACGTCGGCATTCCTAACCAGGGAACTTACGGCTATCGCGCCGTCACGGTCACGCAAATGGGGCAAACGAAAGTGTGGTTCGCCTCTGCGGGCAGTGGCTGGGTCAATCAATAA
- a CDS encoding prepilin-type N-terminal cleavage/methylation domain-containing protein → MKNFPKIRAASTSQRGFTLIELAVATIVLMVGVVAVVQLVPFATQTNQANRVDTTAVVIAQHYLDEMTAQPLANITINDPACGAMSLGTGAAGTSVMYPSAGYLTMYNGTATVDFTQAAAGGYNCAYSDPNNPSGGTYKLRWGVVVTQNAAGQVVSKRYVVGVKQSAMQFRLPVDLDATVQR, encoded by the coding sequence GTGAAAAACTTTCCAAAAATTCGCGCGGCCAGTACTTCCCAACGCGGATTTACTCTCATCGAGCTTGCCGTCGCGACCATCGTGCTTATGGTCGGAGTCGTCGCTGTCGTTCAGCTCGTGCCATTTGCCACGCAAACGAATCAAGCTAACCGCGTTGACACGACAGCGGTCGTGATTGCCCAGCACTATCTCGACGAGATGACCGCCCAGCCGCTGGCGAACATTACGATAAATGATCCCGCTTGCGGGGCCATGTCTTTGGGTACTGGCGCGGCGGGAACGAGCGTCATGTATCCCTCGGCCGGTTATTTGACGATGTACAACGGCACCGCCACAGTGGACTTCACTCAAGCCGCGGCCGGCGGCTACAACTGCGCGTATTCCGACCCGAATAATCCCTCTGGCGGAACCTATAAACTCCGCTGGGGCGTTGTGGTGACACAAAACGCTGCGGGCCAGGTTGTTTCGAAGAGATATGTTGTAGGCGTCAAGCAAAGCGCCATGCAATTCCGTTTGCCTGTAGATCTCGATGCGACGGTGCAGCGATGA
- a CDS encoding type II secretion system protein, whose translation MNQKTTSQSGFSLVELMVAAVVFTLLTGVMFSVLVASQQRYKIESEVLNSFTGANVAMDQITRDIHQTGYPPANTYTAATAAISPQLFALPFAWDPGYPNLPSCTIGGTCAPTPSAYDIIVETVPDPTVSTTVQWIRYQLPAGRHTLLRAAVNKFAGGDPVVQTAAALTPYLNGVMNNATAPEIASIQQSYPNMFPGNADVPMFTYYCDSAAGPIPCTAANTVVNIREVQISLIVKSSAIDPKTLQPRIVTLTGQAMRLNPNQ comes from the coding sequence ATGAATCAGAAAACCACAAGTCAATCCGGATTCTCCCTTGTTGAACTGATGGTGGCGGCGGTCGTTTTCACTCTGCTCACCGGCGTGATGTTCTCTGTCCTCGTAGCCTCCCAGCAACGTTACAAGATCGAATCCGAGGTCCTGAATTCGTTCACTGGCGCCAACGTGGCCATGGATCAGATCACGCGTGACATTCATCAAACCGGATACCCGCCGGCCAATACCTATACGGCCGCGACTGCAGCCATCAGTCCCCAGCTCTTCGCTCTGCCCTTCGCCTGGGACCCCGGCTATCCGAATCTCCCCTCCTGCACCATCGGCGGAACATGTGCTCCCACGCCGAGTGCGTATGACATCATCGTCGAAACCGTCCCCGACCCGACCGTGAGCACCACGGTGCAGTGGATTCGCTATCAACTCCCGGCCGGAAGGCACACGCTGCTGCGTGCAGCTGTAAACAAGTTTGCGGGCGGGGATCCTGTCGTGCAAACTGCCGCCGCTCTCACGCCTTATTTGAACGGTGTCATGAACAACGCGACGGCTCCAGAGATTGCTTCTATCCAGCAAAGCTATCCCAACATGTTTCCCGGCAATGCCGATGTGCCCATGTTCACTTATTACTGCGACTCCGCGGCTGGGCCCATCCCTTGCACCGCCGCGAATACGGTCGTGAACATCCGCGAAGTGCAAATCAGTCTCATCGTTAAGTCGTCAGCCATCGATCCCAAAACCCTGCAACCCAGAATTGTGACCTTGACTGGCCAAGCCATGCGTCTCAATCCAAATCAGTAA
- a CDS encoding CPBP family intramembrane glutamic endopeptidase, whose protein sequence is MTFADPENPLPPSDSPSPELSSPVFLPPPPPSRLELENARSPEDIRTPWGGGELVVFVGFAFLSLVVLEVILVAFLVMRYRMTSGQLMQLMKTDAAFAVGFQTLWSVFVLLFLLLMVRVYHRAPFWRSLGWRRFDSRQIPSVGQAILCILGGIGLAIIVGVVSEFVGNKNNLPIDQLFQTRTNVLWLMVFGIAFAPFFEETIFRGYLYPVFARKWGIPAGIVITGILFGLMHAAQLWGGWAQIAILIFVGIALTFARARARSVLASFLIHVTYNSFLFAAFFLGTHGLQHIPH, encoded by the coding sequence ATGACCTTCGCCGATCCTGAAAATCCGCTCCCGCCTTCGGATTCGCCCTCGCCCGAGTTATCTTCTCCCGTCTTTCTTCCTCCTCCGCCTCCTTCGCGCCTCGAACTCGAAAACGCTCGCTCTCCTGAAGATATTCGCACGCCCTGGGGCGGCGGCGAACTAGTGGTCTTCGTCGGCTTCGCTTTCCTAAGTTTGGTCGTCCTCGAAGTCATCCTTGTTGCTTTTCTTGTCATGCGCTACCGCATGACCAGCGGTCAATTGATGCAGCTCATGAAGACCGATGCCGCGTTCGCCGTCGGCTTCCAGACTCTCTGGTCCGTTTTCGTGCTGTTATTCCTGCTGCTGATGGTTCGCGTCTATCATCGCGCGCCCTTCTGGCGCTCGCTCGGCTGGCGCCGCTTCGATTCGCGTCAGATTCCTTCCGTGGGCCAGGCCATTCTTTGCATTCTCGGCGGCATTGGGCTGGCCATCATCGTCGGCGTGGTTTCCGAATTCGTCGGCAACAAAAACAATTTGCCCATTGACCAGTTGTTCCAGACTCGCACGAACGTTCTCTGGCTCATGGTTTTCGGCATTGCCTTCGCGCCGTTTTTTGAAGAGACAATCTTTCGCGGCTATTTGTATCCCGTCTTCGCGCGCAAATGGGGCATTCCCGCCGGCATTGTCATCACCGGAATTCTTTTCGGCCTCATGCACGCCGCGCAGCTTTGGGGCGGCTGGGCGCAAATCGCCATTCTCATTTTCGTCGGCATCGCCCTCACCTTCGCCCGCGCGCGCGCCCGTTCCGTCCTCGCTTCGTTCTTGATTCACGTCACTTACAATTCATTCCTCTTCGCGGCCTTTTTCCTGGGCACACACGGCCTCCAGCACATCCCGCACTGA